A region of the Bacteroidota bacterium genome:
TACCCGCAAAATAGTTGCCTTCTATGGTGCAATGGGCGTTGGAAAAACAACGGTCATTAAAGCTATTTGTAAAGAATTACAATCTGTGGATGAGGTTACCAGTCCAACTTTTGCCTTGGTTAATGAATATCACACTCAAAGTGAACAGGTTATTTTTCATTTTGATTTCTATCGTATCAATAAAATTGAGGAAGTTTACGACCTGGGATATGAAGATTATTTTTACAGCGGTAATTTATGCCTTATTGAATGGCCCGAAAAGATTGAGGGAATATTACCAGCCGGGTATTTATCTGTTCAGATTACTGAAAAATCTGATGGAAGCAGGCTCGTAGTATTAAATTGATAAGGCTTAATTGGGTAAAAGTTTTGAAATTGTGCCATTATTGTTTTATTTTAGTATTTTATTTAGGATGGTTCTCGGGTAAAATAACTTGAATATGGCTGATCAAAGAATTCCTTCGCATCAGATTTTTATGGGGAAAACCGGCTTGTTTCCCCAGGAAGAGATGTTGGAAGTGGGGAAAAAGCAGGGGAAATTGATTATCGGTATACCCAAAGAGTCTGATAAATTTGAAAACAGGGTTACACTCACGCCTGAAGCAGTTGAATTATTAGTCAATAATGGGCACAAGGTTATTATTCAAAGTAATGCAGGGAAGGCTGCAAATTATTTTGATAAAGATTACAGCGAAAATGGCGGTCTGATCGTCGAAAATCCAGCCAGCGTTTATCAGGCAGATATAGTCCTTAAAGTGGCTCCCATGACCCTTGAGGAAATAGATATGATGCCCGGTAATCAGACGATAATCACTTCATTCTTTTTTAACGAATGCACCCGTACCAATATCGAAAAGATGATGCAAAAAAAGATTACCGCAATTGCATCCGAAGATATTAAAGACATCAACAATAGTCATCCCGTGTTGCGTTCAATGAGTGAAATTGCCGGTAATACCTCCGTTCTTATTGCTGCCGAATATCTTAGCAATGTGAATAACGGGAAAGGGGTTATGCTGGGTGGTATAACAGGGATAACACCTACCGAAGTGGTGATTCTGGGTGCAGGGACAGCCGGTGAATATGCTGCACGGGCTGCCTTAGGACTGGGGGCTTTTGTGAAAGTGATGGATAGTTCCATTCGGCGCTTGCGCGAACTTCAAATCACTCTGGGCCGGCGATTGTATACTTCTGTTTTGCATCCCCAGGTTATTGAAAAAGCTTTGAAATCGACTGACGTTTTGATCGGCGCCATGTATATTAATGAAAATAAAAACAATTTTTTCGTGACTGAGGAAATGGTGATGGGCATGAAAAAAGGTGCCGTAATTGTCGATATAAGTATTGACCAGGGAGGCTGCATAGAAACTTCCGAAAGACGGACGCATGGCAATCCTATTTTTACAAAACATGGCGTTATACATTACTGTGTACCCAATATCCCTTCAAGGGTTGCACGTACGGCTTCCATCGCTTTGAGTAATGTCTTCTCCCCAATTTTAATCAGTATTGGCGAAGCAGGAGGAATTACTCATGAACTTAAAGAATCTCCCGGACTTAGACATGGAGTATATTTATATAACGGAATACTTACAAATCCATATATTGGCAATAAATTAGGGCTTCCTGCAAAGGATATAGATTTACTGATGGCTGCCTTTTAAACGATAAAAGGGTAAGTATTTTAATTTTCTGATTCCAGAATTTTATACCATGCATACTCTTAACCTGATAAAAAACGATTCCTTTCTGGCACCTTATGAAAAAATTATTGTCGCTCGTCATGAAAAGGCTTTAAATAAAGAGAAGACATTAATTGCCGGTTCAAAAAGCTTAAACGATTTTGCCAGTGGATACCTGTATTTCGGACTTCACAAGGAGGCCAACTGTTGGATTTTCAGAGAATGGGCGCCAAATGCTACAGCCATA
Encoded here:
- a CDS encoding alanine dehydrogenase; amino-acid sequence: MADQRIPSHQIFMGKTGLFPQEEMLEVGKKQGKLIIGIPKESDKFENRVTLTPEAVELLVNNGHKVIIQSNAGKAANYFDKDYSENGGLIVENPASVYQADIVLKVAPMTLEEIDMMPGNQTIITSFFFNECTRTNIEKMMQKKITAIASEDIKDINNSHPVLRSMSEIAGNTSVLIAAEYLSNVNNGKGVMLGGITGITPTEVVILGAGTAGEYAARAALGLGAFVKVMDSSIRRLRELQITLGRRLYTSVLHPQVIEKALKSTDVLIGAMYINENKNNFFVTEEMVMGMKKGAVIVDISIDQGGCIETSERRTHGNPIFTKHGVIHYCVPNIPSRVARTASIALSNVFSPILISIGEAGGITHELKESPGLRHGVYLYNGILTNPYIGNKLGLPAKDIDLLMAAF
- the tsaE gene encoding tRNA (adenosine(37)-N6)-threonylcarbamoyltransferase complex ATPase subunit type 1 TsaE — its product is TRKIVAFYGAMGVGKTTVIKAICKELQSVDEVTSPTFALVNEYHTQSEQVIFHFDFYRINKIEEVYDLGYEDYFYSGNLCLIEWPEKIEGILPAGYLSVQITEKSDGSRLVVLN